A genome region from Osmerus mordax isolate fOsmMor3 chromosome 27, fOsmMor3.pri, whole genome shotgun sequence includes the following:
- the serpinb1 gene encoding leukocyte elastase inhibitor — translation MIWRVAIISTLYICSAVLSRRVLLLGCLYLCSVSVCSFHRRTDHSFPKAKRDTQSAAMALSNSNTAFALELFRTLSATSPAGNVFMSPLSISSALAMVYLGAKGDTAAQMKKVLAFGSTKDVHTEFQTLNAEINSPSASYVLKLANRVYGEQTSDFLPEFVEATQKFYHADMKAVDFVGSAEESRAQINSWVEQQTEDKIKDLLKPGMVTSMTRLALVNAIYFKGNWLNRFAESETKEMDFKLNQNESTPVQMMYLMKKLPFNYISDYNLQILELPYVDEELSMFVLLPEQSTDGSDPLLKLEKELSVEKLSEWTDRNNMDTGSDVIVHLPKFKLEEDVVLNDVLAKLGMTDVFSNKADLSGMNGQGGLFLSTVAHKAFVEVNEEGTEAAAATAGMISFCMLREEHFTADHPFLFFIRHNKSKSVLFLGRFSSPQ, via the exons ATGATTTGGCGTGTAGCTATTATCTCAACACTGTACATCTGTAGCGCAGTTCTGTCGAGAAGAGTGTTGCTTCTTGgctgtctgtatctctgttcGGTTTCAGTTTGTTCGTTCCACCGGCGTACGGATCATTCATTTCCGAAAGCAAAACGA GATACACAGTCAGCGGCCATGGCTCTCAGCAACTCAAACACAGCGTTCGCGTTGGAGCTGTTCCGCACCCTGAGCGCGACCAGTCCCGCTGGGAACGTGTTTATGTCTCCGCTGAGCATCAGCTCCGCTTTGGCTATGGTCTACCTGGGAGCGAAGGGCGACACTGCAGCACAGATGAAAAAG GTTCTGGCTTTCGGCTCAACCAAAGACGTCCACACAGAGTTCCAGACGCTCAACGCAGAGATCAACTCTCCGTCTGCCTCCTACGTCCTGAAGCTGGCTAACCGCGTCTACGGAGAACAGACGAGCGACTTCCTCCCG gaaTTTGTGGAGGCCACTCAGAAGTTCTACCACGCTGACATGAAGGCGGTGGACTTCGTGGGGTCCGCAGAAGAGTCCAGGGCCCAGATCAACAGCTGGGTGGAGCAACAGACTGAAG ATAAAATCAAAGACCTGCTCAAGCCAGGAATGGTTACTTCCATGACAAGGCTGGCTCTGGTGAACGCCATCTACTTCAAAGGGAACTGGCTCAACCGATTTGCCGAAAGCGAGACCAAAGAGATGGACTTTAAACTGAACCAG aATGAGAGCACACCGGTTCAGATGATGTACCTGATGAAGAAGCTCCCCTTCAACTACATCTCAGACTACAACCTCCAGATTCTGGAGCTCCCTTACGTGGATGAGGAGCTGAGCATGTTTGTCCTGCTGCCGGAACAATCCACAGACGGCTCTGACCCACTACTCAAA CTGGAGAAGGAGCTCTCAGTGGAGAAGCTGTCCGAGTGGACTGACAGAAACAACATGGACACAGGCTCGGATGTCATAGTTCACCTGCCCAAGTTCAAACTGGAAGAGGACGTCGTCCTGAACGACGTCCTGGCGAAGCTGGGCATGACGGACGTGTTCAGTAACAAGGCAGACCTGTCGGGGATGAACGGCCAGGGCGGGCTCTTCCTGTCCACCGTGGCCCACAAGGCCTTCGTGGAGGTGAACGAGGAAGGCACAGAGGCGGCAGCCGCCACGGCAGGCATGATATCCTTCTGCATGCTGAGGGAGGAGCACTTCACAGCCGACCaccccttcctcttcttcatcagGCACAACAAGAGCAAGTCTGTCCTCTTTCTCGGCAGGTTTTCTTCTCCACAGTAG
- the LOC136936918 gene encoding complement factor H-like isoform X2, producing MHVLIHSFILVSWMYTVSVGAQGCKIDDFIALHKEGFTTHNLEKEYPVGSAVRVLCQTGYEGFYKMKCMEDGTWFSQNEDCKRKKCGHPGESPNADFELTDKSSDFSFGSEVLYKCKPGYVMISRYPIRTCMSQGWSNTIPVCEALKCPPLDIDNNMYAYGEYLEATSGTVVTFKCKSNDMIVDGMGNIDCNNQGEWSGKVPTCKIFKCAAPNIENGAVTSMKDDYNENDILEYDCYDSYKKFNTNLNPRCVKMGNSAQWNPHPRCEEIKCELTPSDKGIYTPSGKTIFSIGDRLKVECSHGNWIQQSHKLSETATCQKSGFWIPGRHAPVCEEIRCSPPIVPHLNMNPRRQLYRLQDSVQFSCANGYKLEGVAEARCTTTGWSSIPTCKEITCDPNDIKNIYIPQPKNVYKYGETLKFNCVENLSEELSVHCTSNGWDNKPQCSGTDKCTSIKNGFVVKEESNLTLYYACNDGYKLPHGGWWDEADCKDGVWTGLKPCIEKSRCHTLPEIPHTISMAGRQPEDGFTGSVKIQCEEGYRPKDINIICNNGSWETPIPKCTPKETTCTSPPKVENAVVLTAFQSGYAAKSTVEYACRKSYELRGNKTIKCTSGNWNKSPTCTGKPERT from the exons ATGCATGTTTTAATCCATAGCTTCATCCTCGTGTCATGGATGTATACTGTGTCTGTTGGGGCCCAAG GTTGTAAAATAGACGATTTTATCGCTCTACACAAAGAAGGTTTCACAACACATAATTTGGAGAAGGAATATCCTGTGGGATCCGCGGTCAGAGTGCTCTGCCAAACTGGTTATGAGGGGTTCTACAAAATGAAGTGCATGGAAGACGGAACATGGTTTTCCCAAAACGAGGACTGTAAAC GAAAGAAGTGTGGACACCCAGGGGAATCACCAAATGCGGACTTCGAACTTACAGACAAAAGCAGCGATTTCTCCTTTGGTTCAGAAGTTCTGTATAAATGCAAACCAGG TTATGTGATGATAAGCAGGTATCCCATCCGAACGTGCATGAGCCAAGGCTGGAGTAACACCATCCCTGTCTGCGAGG CGCTGAAATGCCCGCCTCTTGATATAGACAATAACATGTATGCGTACGGCGAGTATTTGGAGGCCACCTCTGGCACCGTGGTCACTTTCAAGTGCAAGTCAAACGACATGATAGTGGATGGGATGGGGAACATTGACTGTAACAACCAGGGAGAATGGAGTGGAAAAGTTCCAACATGCAAAA TTTTCAAATGTGCCGCTCCAAATATTGAAAACGGTGCAGTCACGAGTATGAAGGATGATTACAATGAGAACGACATCCTGGAGTATGATTGTTACGATTCATACAAAAAGTTTAATACAAACTTGAATCCTCGATGTGTTAAAATGGGCAATTCCGCCCAGTGGAATCCGCACCCTAGATGTGAAG aaataaaatgtgaatTAACGCCATCAGATAAAGGCATTTATACCCCTTCTGGTAAAACAATTTTTTCAATTGGTGACCGACTGAAGGTGGAATGTAGTCATGGGAACTGGATTCAACAAAGTCACAAACTTTCAGAAACTGCAACATGTCAAAAAAGTGGATTTTGGATACCGGGCCGACACGCCCCCGTTTGTGAAG AGATAAGATGCAGTCCACCAATTGTCCCACATTTAAATATGAACCCACGGAGACAGCTGTACAGGTTGCAGGACAGTGTCCAGTTTTCCTGTGCTAACGGTTATAAGTTAGAAGGCGTTGCCGAAGCTCGGTGCACTACGACTGGCTGGTCTTCGATTCCAACATGTAAAG AGATTACATGTGATCCAAATGAtataaaaaacatatatattccACAACccaaaaatgtatacaaatatGGAGAAACACTGAAGTTTAATTGTGTGGAAAACTTGTCAGAAGAACTTTCTGTCCACTGCACTAGTAATGGATGGGATAACAAACCTCAATGTTCAG GAACCGACAAATGTACATCCATTAAAAATGGATTTGTGGTAAAGGAAGAATCAAACTTAACGTTATATTATGCCTGCAACGATGGGTACAAGCTACCACATGGGGGCTGGTGGGATGAAGCAGACTGTAAGGATGGAGTCTGGACAGGACTCAAACCCTGCATCG AAAAATCTAGATGTCACACACTTCCTGAAATACCGCACACAATAAGTATGGCAGGCCGACAACCGGAGGACGGCTTTACTGGCAGCGTAAAGATTCAGTGTGAAGAGGGATACAGGCCTAAAGATATTAATATTATATGTAACAATGGAAGCTGGGAAACACCAATACCCAAGTGCACAC CCAAAGAGACAACGTGCACCTCCCCACCGAAAGTTGAAAACGCAGTCGTTCTGACTGCATTTCAGAGCGGATATGCGGCCAAATCCACAGTAGAATATGCATGTCGCAAGTCTTATGAATTAAGAGGAAATAAAACAATCAAATGTACGAGTGGAAACTGGAACAAATCTCCAACATGCACAGGAAAACCAGAAC GTACATGA
- the LOC136936918 gene encoding complement factor H-like isoform X1: MHVLIHSFILVSWMYTVSVGAQGCKIDDFIALHKEGFTTHNLEKEYPVGSAVRVLCQTGYEGFYKMKCMEDGTWFSQNEDCKRKKCGHPGESPNADFELTDKSSDFSFGSEVLYKCKPGYVMISRYPIRTCMSQGWSNTIPVCEALKCPPLDIDNNMYAYGEYLEATSGTVVTFKCKSNDMIVDGMGNIDCNNQGEWSGKVPTCKIFKCAAPNIENGAVTSMKDDYNENDILEYDCYDSYKKFNTNLNPRCVKMGNSAQWNPHPRCEEIKCELTPSDKGIYTPSGKTIFSIGDRLKVECSHGNWIQQSHKLSETATCQKSGFWIPGRHAPVCEEIRCSPPIVPHLNMNPRRQLYRLQDSVQFSCANGYKLEGVAEARCTTTGWSSIPTCKEITCDPNDIKNIYIPQPKNVYKYGETLKFNCVENLSEELSVHCTSNGWDNKPQCSGTDKCTSIKNGFVVKEESNLTLYYACNDGYKLPHGGWWDEADCKDGVWTGLKPCIEKSRCHTLPEIPHTISMAGRQPEDGFTGSVKIQCEEGYRPKDINIICNNGSWETPIPKCTPKETTCTSPPKVENAVVLTAFQSGYAAKSTVEYACRKSYELRGNKTIKCTSGNWNKSPTCTGKPEPGT, from the exons ATGCATGTTTTAATCCATAGCTTCATCCTCGTGTCATGGATGTATACTGTGTCTGTTGGGGCCCAAG GTTGTAAAATAGACGATTTTATCGCTCTACACAAAGAAGGTTTCACAACACATAATTTGGAGAAGGAATATCCTGTGGGATCCGCGGTCAGAGTGCTCTGCCAAACTGGTTATGAGGGGTTCTACAAAATGAAGTGCATGGAAGACGGAACATGGTTTTCCCAAAACGAGGACTGTAAAC GAAAGAAGTGTGGACACCCAGGGGAATCACCAAATGCGGACTTCGAACTTACAGACAAAAGCAGCGATTTCTCCTTTGGTTCAGAAGTTCTGTATAAATGCAAACCAGG TTATGTGATGATAAGCAGGTATCCCATCCGAACGTGCATGAGCCAAGGCTGGAGTAACACCATCCCTGTCTGCGAGG CGCTGAAATGCCCGCCTCTTGATATAGACAATAACATGTATGCGTACGGCGAGTATTTGGAGGCCACCTCTGGCACCGTGGTCACTTTCAAGTGCAAGTCAAACGACATGATAGTGGATGGGATGGGGAACATTGACTGTAACAACCAGGGAGAATGGAGTGGAAAAGTTCCAACATGCAAAA TTTTCAAATGTGCCGCTCCAAATATTGAAAACGGTGCAGTCACGAGTATGAAGGATGATTACAATGAGAACGACATCCTGGAGTATGATTGTTACGATTCATACAAAAAGTTTAATACAAACTTGAATCCTCGATGTGTTAAAATGGGCAATTCCGCCCAGTGGAATCCGCACCCTAGATGTGAAG aaataaaatgtgaatTAACGCCATCAGATAAAGGCATTTATACCCCTTCTGGTAAAACAATTTTTTCAATTGGTGACCGACTGAAGGTGGAATGTAGTCATGGGAACTGGATTCAACAAAGTCACAAACTTTCAGAAACTGCAACATGTCAAAAAAGTGGATTTTGGATACCGGGCCGACACGCCCCCGTTTGTGAAG AGATAAGATGCAGTCCACCAATTGTCCCACATTTAAATATGAACCCACGGAGACAGCTGTACAGGTTGCAGGACAGTGTCCAGTTTTCCTGTGCTAACGGTTATAAGTTAGAAGGCGTTGCCGAAGCTCGGTGCACTACGACTGGCTGGTCTTCGATTCCAACATGTAAAG AGATTACATGTGATCCAAATGAtataaaaaacatatatattccACAACccaaaaatgtatacaaatatGGAGAAACACTGAAGTTTAATTGTGTGGAAAACTTGTCAGAAGAACTTTCTGTCCACTGCACTAGTAATGGATGGGATAACAAACCTCAATGTTCAG GAACCGACAAATGTACATCCATTAAAAATGGATTTGTGGTAAAGGAAGAATCAAACTTAACGTTATATTATGCCTGCAACGATGGGTACAAGCTACCACATGGGGGCTGGTGGGATGAAGCAGACTGTAAGGATGGAGTCTGGACAGGACTCAAACCCTGCATCG AAAAATCTAGATGTCACACACTTCCTGAAATACCGCACACAATAAGTATGGCAGGCCGACAACCGGAGGACGGCTTTACTGGCAGCGTAAAGATTCAGTGTGAAGAGGGATACAGGCCTAAAGATATTAATATTATATGTAACAATGGAAGCTGGGAAACACCAATACCCAAGTGCACAC CCAAAGAGACAACGTGCACCTCCCCACCGAAAGTTGAAAACGCAGTCGTTCTGACTGCATTTCAGAGCGGATATGCGGCCAAATCCACAGTAGAATATGCATGTCGCAAGTCTTATGAATTAAGAGGAAATAAAACAATCAAATGTACGAGTGGAAACTGGAACAAATCTCCAACATGCACAGGAAAACCAGAAC CAGGTACATGA